One region of Pseudomonas sp. B21-040 genomic DNA includes:
- the clpP gene encoding ATP-dependent Clp endopeptidase proteolytic subunit ClpP has translation MFRNSYIQQNSDIQAAGGLVPMVVEQSARGERAYDIYSRLLKERVIFLVGPVEDYMANLICAQLLFLEAENPDKDIHLYINSPGGSVTAGMSIYDTMQFIKPNVSTTCIGQACSMGAFLLTAGAQGKRYCLPNSRVMIHQPLGGFQGQASDIEIHAKEILFIRERLNTLMAKHSGRTLEEIERDTNRDNFMSADAAREYGLIDEVISQRPA, from the coding sequence ATGTTCCGTAATTCGTATATTCAGCAGAACTCTGATATCCAGGCCGCAGGCGGCCTGGTCCCGATGGTTGTCGAGCAGTCCGCTCGTGGCGAGCGCGCCTACGACATCTACTCGCGCCTCCTCAAGGAGCGAGTGATCTTTCTGGTTGGCCCGGTAGAGGACTACATGGCCAACCTGATCTGTGCGCAATTGCTGTTCCTTGAAGCGGAAAACCCGGACAAGGACATCCATCTCTATATCAACTCCCCGGGCGGTTCGGTGACGGCTGGCATGTCGATCTACGACACCATGCAGTTCATCAAGCCAAACGTGTCGACCACCTGTATCGGTCAGGCGTGCAGCATGGGCGCGTTCCTGTTGACCGCCGGTGCCCAGGGCAAGCGTTACTGCCTGCCGAACTCGCGTGTGATGATTCACCAGCCACTGGGCGGTTTCCAGGGCCAGGCTTCGGATATCGAAATCCATGCCAAGGAAATCCTCTTCATTCGTGAGCGTCTCAACACGCTGATGGCCAAGCACAGCGGGCGCACGCTTGAGGAAATCGAGCGCGATACCAACCGCGATAATTTCATGAGTGCAGACGCTGCACGTGAGTACGGGTTGATCGATGAAGTGATCAGCCAGCGCCCCGCTTAA